TTCAGTACCTGTCCCATATGAGCCCAAGCACACCTTACACATCCTTGGCTCCATCTCTCTCTGTCTCTGTTCACTTTATATTTACTGAGCCAAGTTTTGGCAGTGGCTCTGAGTAGTTATTAGTTTTTCAGAGTTTCATAGATGGATAGATTTAACACAGGACTGGAAAGAGTGATGAATGAGATAACTGTGtgattcttttcttcttttctttgttATTTCCAGTGATCTGTCACAGAAATTCATCATTTTCTACACTAATCAATCACTAACTTGTCAACTAAACAATTTACACTTTTATTTTTCCCCAAAAAGATTGTGATTATGTTCCTTAGACCAATGAAATATATCATTAAAATAATgtaaaatttttacaatttattttCCACATTTTAACATATTATATAGGATTTTAAAATTAAGAACTTTCATTTCAGAGAACAAAATTACTTTAGTCatgaaatatttataaaaaagaaactcttctctctttttcttttgaaAAGAACGAaaggaaaaatatatatatatatatatagccactAAAGGTGCCTTTTCTCATCATGTAAGGTCTATGATGATGGTTTTTTACTTATGAAAAGGAAAGCTAAATTATGAGAACCACAAGAATGAAATAATGGTGATATATCACGTGTGTGTGGTtttgtatataaaaaaaatttcgtTGAGACTAAATAATAAAATCCATATATGAAAATAGATGAACAATATTTGTGTATTAAATaaacattttttttatatatattgccATAACATTTCTACTTTCAACTATGTAGCCCACGAGAATAATACTATATTTGATAGCatcaaaataatgaaataatttttttcaattgctTTTTTTTTGATATCAACCTCAATGAAAAGCAGAGCTATAAGCCCggaaattttccttttttttttttttataattatacaaATATTCAGTGTTTGCATTGCGGCATGAAGAAGACAATGTTTGTCTCAGATTCTGGGTCTGAAATACTCGTCTTAAAGAATAGCTCAACTTATACATGAATAGAATACTGAGCTAAACCAGGTTGTTTTGAGGTTCCTTTTAGAGAATCCCACCAGGAAAAGCAAAGGCAGTCATGCACCATGATcaagttttcaaaaattaataagaaagtcATCAAGATTTTGCAACATCAATATAGTTTCAAGAAAAATAGAAAGGGtaataaagaaaggaaagaagaattctttaatttttttttttttaagaggaAAATCCTTCCTTTGGTTTGGTCTCTCCCCTTGCTCTCCCTCTCATTGTCACTGTACATGCCAAACTTCTTGGCTTTACATATCAAGGTGCTTGGGTGAAGTCTTTCTTTGGAGATTTCATTAATTGTAGAGGAAAAGCAAATTACACTCATGatgatttctatctttatttaagCAAAATCATGGAttcatattttctatattttgGACGGGAGAGGCTTTTGTGAGCTTTTTAGAGAGTTATCTTTCAAAGAAAATATGTGATGATCCGTTAAGTAGCAGCTCTTCCCAATAAAGGTTTGAATGAAACTGTCTTTCCTTTCTTTCCCCTTTAGTTGATGAAATACTTTCCTTCTCTTTTGCTTTTAAGTGTAGGACTCTCTTTTTTCTTCCTCCACCATTTTGCCCTTTTCTCTCATTCAACTTTCACATAGCCAATCAAAAGCCACTTTTTCTCATATGAATGCGAGATAGGACTGGACAGTAGTGGACACCTTTAATCCCATGAATCTCTTGATGAGATCTTTGTTTCCCTCATGACTTCCTTGAAAATTTGCATTTCCCAGAACCTGAAGTAATCATAGTCTCAAATGTGAAGGGAAAAGCAAAAGgaacaaagaaataaaaagagttGATGCAATTCATCTCCTCTTCCTTCCCTCTTCCCCAGAAAAACACTCAATCAAGTGACAATTCAACAAAAATTTCAAATCTTGTATAAGGTTAAAATTCCCAGAACTGTGTTAATACAGGGTTTAAAAGGTTATTACACTGCATGTCATAGCATGTGGTACACAAAAGGTATCGCCTATGTCTCCAGGTCACGACCAATCTCGTTTCCCTGCTTCCTTTTAGACGTCTTTTCATTTACATCTTTACTTGCCTGCAAAACATTGTAGGCAAATATATATATTAGAGTTTCATTAAGAGCTAAATGAACAAAAAGggaaacaaaaacaaaaaaaaaatcagctaGCAGATAAGATTGAGACCATACAATTCTTCTTAGCTCAGGCCTGAGAGAATAGCTTTATAAATTATGTTGGAAGAATAAGGCCCTTGCCTCTATTGCTTCGAACTAGAACAACAAACCACTCATCTTCCATCTAGATAAtacagaaaataaaaaaataagctcATTGATCAGCAGCTCACGGAAGAAAATGACAATAAGCTCATTTGAGATAATGAGATCCATAATTTCTGCCCTTGTCTTCACCTCCTCCCCTAAATTCCCTTTACATTTTTTCCTATTCCTTGGAGGAAAACTTTTAAAGGTAAGTATCAGTGAGGTATTGATTAACGATAAAAGCATGTTCTAGCCTTCTGGGATACTCGTGTCTTCTTGGCCCTCTGATGAAACCAAGTTGCATAGAATACTGTGGTTTTGGAATATGCAGAATTGTTGCTGACGGCTATAAACTCATATCAGGTAAGCTGATTTCAAGAAAGCATAGGCTGCAGAACCAGCACAAGTATATGTGTAAGATGAAAAATAGTAGTCGAGGCATTGGACAAAGAATTGGCAATATATGCACTTGACATAGTTTGAAAGAAATTTACCATTGCACTCACTGCAACCCCAAAGCTACAGCATTCAATCGTAGAAATAGAATCAGAGGATTGAACCAATGACCATTGACCAAGTTTGTTAACACGTAGACATGCAAGCCATACCAAGGAATACAGCCTTAACTGCTTGCTTCTGACCGGCATAATCAAAAGCCAATGGCAGCATTTCATGCAAGTTGAGGAAAGCCATCACTTCACCAACTGCCAATTTGAATAAATTAGTAGAGAGAaatgttaataaattaattttccctAATCATTTGAGATGCTGAGTGCAAACCTGATCCTAGCAGACCCTTGAGAATTTCGGGACTTAAATTGCTTGGAAATAGACATGCTGCAGCCAAGAGGAAATAAATTCTCAATCGACAGAATAAAATGGCATTCTGTACTTTGGCATTAAATGCAACAAAAAGCAGTGGACGTACCTGCAAGGACAACACCAAGTGGTTCTGCAAAACCAGAAAGCATTGGCAATTTGAATGCCTGCCACTTGCTGAGATCGGTATATAAATCAGCCAGTTGGATATCTTCTCAATATAATAAATCCTAATCTGTTGAGATGCATGCACAAAATTGCTGTTAATATTAATGGAAGGAAAACTTTAGCCACATAACATAGGCCATTAACAGATCTCAACACCTCAGTCGTTGAACCCTTAGGCATGTGATAATAGTGCTGAAGCCAAAAACTGCTGAAAATACATACCAAATTACACCACATTAACAACACAATGTTTTGTGCAACAACTGCAGGAAAAAGAGTGAATGGAGTTGATTCAGCCTGGACCAGTAATGTTGGCTTTATTTGAAAGACTGCCTTTCTTTAGGATTTAAATACTTTGGGAGCCAAAAGGAGGATTTCTACTCAAATTCTATTGCTAACATGGCCAACAGTTAGCAGTACTTCGTCATAAAtcctataaattttaaataatgtcACATGCATCATTTCTACAAAGAAAAGGGTGGTTGTTTTCACTATCTTTGTCTCCATCCTTACCAGCACAACACTTGTGCAACAAAATCATCTTCAGCATTCCACCACAGCAACACCCTATATTGCCATCTCTACAGCAGAATGTCAACATGGAAACTATATTGACCTCCACCTCTTCACTTCTTATTTCCAATAAAGTACCATTAAAGCTACTTTCACATGAAACATGTTTTTGGTCTATGCTTTTTATGGTATAGAAGATTCATCAGTAATTTAGAAGGATTAACACTAACAATTTGCCCAGGAATTCTCACCTTTGTGTAGCAAAATAAACAGGCAGTGCAACAGCAACACCCTGTACATATGAACACAAAAAAGTTAGGACAACAGGGAAAATTTTCACTATGTAGTTATTTATCTATCAGAAGAATTACTTTTCTGTGCAAACAGTGAAATGCAATATTCAGTGAgcttatattaaataaaaaaattcctGTCTTAATTTTCTGAACATTGCAGAGAGCAAGAACTTGCAAGAACTAACAACATAAATTAAAAGGGCATACTAAACATTCCAATGCACAAAAAAGGCCACATTAAGGATCTGAGAAAGCGTACCTCTGGAATATTGTGCAAAGCAATGGCCAATAAACCATTAGCATTAATTAGAAGTTTATAAACATTAACATAAATTTCGAATAAACCATGAGACGTGATTGAAAGACCCTTGTAATTATACATGAAGTATTTGGTGAATTGTTTGACGGTGACAGTGCAGAAAGAGGCAAATTCTTGGAAGAGCTAGGTTGAAAAACCAGAAAAGTAACAGATCTGGTACTTTCTGCAtgtgaaatgaaaaatgtgcAGTGTAGAAATTGGAACACAGCAACTCCTTGATTTCATAAAGTATATAATTCAACCTCATAATAAACAGGTAGGTCTCCATATTAAACCCAACATAAAATGGCTCAATTTTCTATTTTCAATGCATCAACCTTGGGAATAAACAATTCAATATTGGCTAACATAAAATTCATCCAGTATTTTGACAGCAGTACAAACAAGGCAGAGGCTACCTCAATCAAAACAAGGAACACTGCCATTCCCTCTGGAAATTGTGCAAACTTACCCCTACAATTCATAAAACCAAAAGTTCATTCCAATTGGATTAATTTATGAACTTTTTTATAATAACAGTAATAAAGTAACCAACTCTAAAAATTGGAATTTGTTTTAAATGCCATCCAACTAGTGACATTCCACCATTATGGACGCTATACAATATAGTTCTTTCTTCCATTATATGAATTCCCTAAACCATATACTAATTTATCTGACGTTATGGTGGGTTTGACACAGTGAAAATATAAAATCAGAGACAAGACAAAGTAATCGTACCTATAGCTGTAATAATCCCACTGAACATAACTTGGACACGATGCTTTTTCATGATGTCCTCTCTCTGTCCCACTTGTCTGCTCCAACACACAACATCAAATCATCAAAACAGCTTTAATATCCCGACACATAAAAAAGCAGCCAACATTAGCTTGAGTAATGGAACACATAAGGATTATGAGAGCAGATAATCAGAAAACCTTTTGTTTTTAATATCCGAACCCAGGATAAGTGTTCAGGGACAAAACCTTGCTACAATAGTAAAGAATACAACATCTCCAAAAAAACTGCTCcaagaagaaattaaaaataaagaataaaaaagACTTAAAAAATAACATCTTACTGGAAATGTGTTGAATACAAAAACTTGAAAGATATTGCTAACCCAAAGGTTTCCTTTTAAGAAGCCAATTGAGTTCATAACTATGATGACTCGACCCAGGACCGATGAAGGCGGGGAGTGGCATAAGACAGTAAACTCCCGACAAGCTTTTAGGATGGCGAGACTACCTAGGGTAGTGGAATCGAATAATATAtggaaaactaatcactagaggtagGTGCATTTTAGTGGAACGgcgtggagagttggaagaactctgggATTAagtgggttaagcgtgctcacatGAGAGAAATACTAGGATGAGTGATTTTCTGGAAATGTGCTTTGGCTCATATGCTCAACATTAGAACTGTGACAAAACCCTGCACAATGAGGTCTAGACAATGTTACTGcaaagagagagagatagagggaCAGAGAGAAAAACTAATATCAAGTTTATATCGTCCCTGGTAACTCTATTCTTTAATCAGTTCCCAGCACTTTTGGATAAGGAAATTCAACATAAGCAGGAATCGGCAAGACATGGTAAGCAAgaaaatatgagaaaaaaaaaaaagaacttcaTCAGTAACTATCCATTCAAGATTGGTGCTGCATTCACAAGTAGCATTATGTCCTTCTCAGTAACAGTGATTCATGACAAGATGAAGAAACAAAGAAACGAAAGGAAAGAGAAACCAGTTTCCGCCTTGGATGGATATAGAGGGTTCTACCTCTCAGAGTCACGTGTAAACGCCCATGCATCTTTAAATTGGAAGCCTgattaaaaattacaaaaattgcACCCGTTTCCTAGCCCAAAAGTTACAATTAGATTACAGAGCAAGACCTAATCTTGAACCAGGCTTATCAAATTAGAGAGGTATGAAGCAAGCAGAAAATCAGTACCCAAAAAACAAGTTCAGATAGTTTTGATAACATATTCCATAGAATGCAAGTTTCTCATCTGAATAAAAGAGCTGTCCTTTAATGTCAAAGATTTTCTGATTCCTCCCATGCACTTCATATGGCGTGCTCATGACTGTTTGCATTAGAACATAAAATGTATATGGATCTATTTGAAAACAAAAGCaattataaaatctcaattaGCCAATCAAGAGTCAGAAAGGCTGTTAATTTAGCAAGTTatgaatataaaatattaatgtaTTAAACTCATAACAAAGTATGCAGTGATAAGAAAAGTTTATTCAATAACATATTTTTGAATTTCTAACATTAGAACATTTTTTTTCTCAGCCATAACGCTAATCACCAAATTTGTGAACATTAGACCACCAACTGGAGTACTAAAACCGACCAAAAGCGAGAGAGCAATCATCAGAATGTCCATGAAGATGCCCTCTCTCAGACCAAAAATCAGGTGATTTTTATTGATGGGTTCTATAGGCTTGTCTGTTTAGACAGCTATAAATTCCAACGAgggttggagaaaaaaaaaaaaaaaaaaagaccaataAGGGAGTAACATATAAAACTTGCTTTCCCTGAGAGAGGACAAATCAACGattataaagaaataaatgatctgAGAAACACTTGAAATGAATTGATTATCTCACCGTATACTAAACTAAAAAGAAAGTTTATTTGACCTCATCTCTTTATCTTATCTAAAACACGATACCAGCGGGTGCCCATAAACAACAACGACAAAAAAGTAGATAACAACGAAATTACGTCAAAAATAGTCTTCAAGAAATcctttaaattttcaaataaaaagaaaaattcctGAACTAAACCATTAAAACAAaagaatttccttttaacaaaaaaaaaaaagaacaattcGTAGCTGACCTATAGAAGTGCCCAATCCGCCCACAAGAGAAAGAGCGAGAGCTACCACAACTTGAGAATCCATTGAGATAAAAACGCGAAAATGGTGTAGTTTAGCGGGTAAACAGGGACAAATTGATTGAATTTTAAAAGAGCTCTGGTTCACTGAGGAAGTGATTGAATAGAGTATATATGTATAGACActactgaagaagaagaagaagaagaagagagtatAAAACTAGAAACAGTTGAAAAAAAGGAATGGTGAGAACCTCCACGAAATGAATAGGCAACCCAGTGTATGGGATTACTTTACTTCCTCCGCCGTCCCTTATTCTTATACGGTTATACCTAACTTTCTACTCTAATTTCCGTATGAGTATGCCATCGCGGAGATCGCATGACTTTACATATGGCGAACGACTTGTCATTTCTAAAGTGACTGAAATGTTTGGTCACTCACAAAACGTGCAGTCGTATGCCAATTATTGCCCACGACCCATCCAATTTACCATTTTCCTTTTGGAAAAATAAAACGTATACACTTAATATAAAATTgagaaactattagatgcagtgaGCACTTCATCCctcataattacataaatttatttttatattaaaaataatttatttttttataaaaaaatatcaaaaacaATATTTAAAGTGTATTTAATAATTaactcttaaaattttttttttttttaaattaacccttaaaattttattaaaacatcTCGTCTCATATAACTCGCATACTCCACGTGGAACACCGAATGAGCATTTACTCACATAGTATGCAGCTGAAATGGCCAACTGATTTGTCGTTTTCCGTAGGATCAGCTTGTGAAAGGCAGTTTCTCTctttggcaaaaaaaaaaaaaaagaaaggcagTTTCTTTGTGTGGGAACTGTAATTTGGCAGCAACCCTCCTTGAATCTTCGATTAGCCGCCATAATTTCGCTTCCTTACAAAACCTCTACTTTTTCCACGTTCGCTCAGAACTTTTCCATCGCTTTTTCCCGAGAAACAAAGATGGCCTTTCGCTCCTCCCTCTTACGCCTCAGATCGCATCTCCTCTGCACcaccagcagcagcagcagcaggttTTTCCAGTCTAATTCTCCAATCCTATCCACCATCAAATCTGAACGTTTGCTTCTCTTCCCTCTTTCAGATCTCCATGCAATCTCTATGGAATTTCCCTCACTCGCCGGTCTCCGATTCTTCTCCACCGCCCGACGTCACCCTACCCGGCCGAAGAACGTCGACATAGGGGCCCGAGCCCGTCAACTCCAAACACGCCGCCTCTGGACCTATGCTTTGACGTTCAGTTGCATCGCGGGTTTTATCGTTATCGTTTTAAACAACTTTCAAGATCAATTAGTGTTTTACGTGACCCCAACAGAtgccatggaaaaatacaaagcgAACCCACAAAAGAGCAAATTCAGATTAGGTGGTTTAGTTCTCGAAGGAAGCGTGGTTCAACCCGTTTCTTCGCCTGAAATGGAGTTTGTAATTACAGATTTGGTCACTGATATTTTGGTCCGGTATCAGGGATCGCTGCCCGACTTGTTTAGAGAAGGGCATTCGGTGGTGGTCGAAGGGTTTGTGAAACCATTCACGGAGGAGTTAAGGAAGGAGGTGGGAGCGAGAAGCGTTTCAGGGAAAGCTAGGAGCGGGAAGTGTTACTTCTCTGCTACGGAGGTTTTGGCTAAGCATGATGAGAAGTATATGCCTAAGGAGGTGGCGGCGGCAATTGAAAAGAATAAACAGCGAATTGAAGCTGGTGAAGGAAGAGAAGAGGAACATGTAAACTAATTGGTACTATTCTAATTTTGATTAATTGATTCTATTCTATAGTTGAAGGCAGAGGATTGACGGCTAcaatttgaatttttataatttagtgacatttggtttttgagatacacatTTATATGAAGCAGGAGGAATGATTGATTATAATTGGCTAGTTGAATTTTGTTCTTCACAATTGTTCAGGCAATACTCATTGGTTTTGAGCGAGAGATAATTCGATCATTTGACGCTACTACTATTCTTGTTTTTTGATGTTGTAATTTCACATTCATTCATGAGTTGACCTTATAATTAATTTGAGTAAGGAATAATTCCACTGAGGAATATACATGTAGATTAATGAATCTGCCACAGATTTTGAAAACTTTTGCAATATCTTTTGGAAGGAAATTATAGAAATTTCATATTTGTTTTATGGAAATGATTCGAATTGTGTTTTTGTGTATGATTGATTTGAGATGTGGAATGGATTGATAAAGGATGATTGGGGATTCATTTGGCGGATTTAGCAACTAAAGTTTTTCTTACCAGGGAAAAGGTTTTAATACGAAGAACTTGAGGCTTTTTGTTAATTTTGATCTTTTGATTCCTAATTGCCATGTTCACTTACTTCCACTACAATATCCATACATTCACTTGGCCATTTTTTATCATCAGACTGGAATGTGGTGTTAATAGATCAGCACACTTTTTTCACTAAAGGATGGTGAAACCATGTTTAGAAAAAGCAAGAGAACAAAAGTACATGCTTAGTTTCAGGAAATAGGCATTTAATTAACCTATCAACAGAATTGTGATTCACCTTTGTCATTCAATTTTCTGTTTTAGTCGATCTACAAACTTCTGTATAACTTTTAGCTTCCATGTTGTTAATTGCCTACATTTTCTCTATTATTATGAGTgtgtgtcaaaaattgaattttgcTGACATCAAGAAAAGCAATTTGTAACTTTCCTTATTTTTCCCCTTTTTCTTTCTGGATTTCAGATATAGGTGGCTAGGTTTTCATAATCTTTAGGATGAGCATTAGTTGTTTTTAACATGTTATATGTGCTTATATTGGGAGAGATGAATTAGAGTGCTTTGTGGGAGTCTAGCAATGATTGGCTCTGTATCATTTAGACCCCAGAATGATGAATGTTACTCAGGAATATGCAGGGTGTTTCTAGGAAGTTGATGAGAATGAGATGAGAATATTACTTCCCAGCTGCTGAGGTTGTGGCTAACTCGCTGAGGGTAGCATCCAACTTTTCTCTTGTTGCTGAGTCGTCTTGCTTTGCTGGAGTGCTTGTCGTCTAAAATTCAAAAGATAGGGAGCTTGTCCACATCCAGCTTTTGTCCATCATATCATAGCTCATTGATATGTCATAAGTAATGAGGACTAAAACTAGGTGCAGTAAACCCCTTTTGTGGGACCAGGAACTCTCTCTCTTGGGTGCAGTAAATCCCTTTTTCTGTCATGTAGAACCTAATGCAACTCTGCAAAGCTTTACTTTCTTGGGTTTCCATGAGCTGATAGAATACTAGCTGTTTTTGGTCCTTGATAGCCCTTCAAACTTTGCTTTCTTTTCTCCTTTGGCTCTTCTATTCCTGGAAAGAAGGTTTTTGTATTGAGATATGTGTAAGATCTTCCTCTAACCCTCTATATCTAGgttttgccattcccctttgaggggaatatttttaattttggcaGTCTCTACAGTATACCTATCTCCAGATTTTGCTCCCCTGCAGATGTGGTTCTTAAGCTTCAGAGGCGAGATGGAGTTAGAACTTCTTAACGACCCTTGGCTCAACCCACTTAAAGACTAAGAAGACTTCTCTACTGCCAATTTCTTTGCTGTGTTGAGTCACTTGAGGGTTGCTTCGCAGCCATCATCAATTTACAGATGATCATGAAAATTTAGTCCAGCCTATTTGGTGCTCGAGTTGTCCTACCGCATTCCACATTCTTAAAATGTATACAAGTGAATCCTATCTCTCTGCATTGCCAAGGATTGACTTGATCCCTAGTAACGCAATTATATGACTATTTATAACTTGTTTTTTATGCTGTTTCCCTTGGATTTTCATATAAGCTTCTTATCATATAAAGAATCCTGTTTTTCCATGCGATGTACGGGAAACAATTCACTATCACATCTTTGAACCGCATGACCTCCGGCTCCTGCCCCCCTGCATTTTTCCCAGAATTACCGTAAAGGCTCTGTATAAAGCTCAAACATCAATGGCTATCCAGGGAGGATTCTCCTTTCATATTTACCCACTACTGCAGAGTGGGTCTAATCTGGCAGGCATCTTTCCTTGTTTCATACATTCTTTTTGGATCCACATTAAAAAGAAGAGGCCAATAGAGA
Above is a genomic segment from Hevea brasiliensis isolate MT/VB/25A 57/8 chromosome 17, ASM3005281v1, whole genome shotgun sequence containing:
- the LOC110639164 gene encoding uncharacterized protein LOC110639164 isoform X2, with amino-acid sequence MDSQVVVALALSLVGGLGTSIVMSTPYEVHGRNQKIFDIKGQLFYSDEKLAFYGICYQNYLNLFFGQVGQREDIMKKHRVQVMFSGIITAIGCCCCTACLFCYTKIRIYYIEKISNWLIYIPISASGRHSNCQCFLVLQNHLVLSLQHVYFQAI
- the LOC110639164 gene encoding uncharacterized protein LOC110639164 isoform X1 encodes the protein MDSQVVVALALSLVGGLGTSIDPYTFYVLMQTVMSTPYEVHGRNQKIFDIKGQLFYSDEKLAFYGICYQNYLNLFFGQVGQREDIMKKHRVQVMFSGIITAIGCCCCTACLFCYTKIRIYYIEKISNWLIYIPISASGRHSNCQCFLVLQNHLVLSLQHVYFQAI
- the LOC110639204 gene encoding cytochrome c-type biogenesis protein CcmE homolog, mitochondrial yields the protein MAFRSSLLRLRSHLLCTTSSSSSRFFQSNSPILSTIKSERLLLFPLSDLHAISMEFPSLAGLRFFSTARRHPTRPKNVDIGARARQLQTRRLWTYALTFSCIAGFIVIVLNNFQDQLVFYVTPTDAMEKYKANPQKSKFRLGGLVLEGSVVQPVSSPEMEFVITDLVTDILVRYQGSLPDLFREGHSVVVEGFVKPFTEELRKEVGARSVSGKARSGKCYFSATEVLAKHDEKYMPKEVAAAIEKNKQRIEAGEGREEEHVN